The following coding sequences are from one Eretmochelys imbricata isolate rEreImb1 chromosome 12, rEreImb1.hap1, whole genome shotgun sequence window:
- the FOXF1 gene encoding forkhead box protein F1 yields the protein MTAEVPQAPSSQPPPPAALGGCSLMSSALEKPQQQPGSAMESASSAAGSTPAGGGKAKKSNAGIRRPEKPPYSYIALIVMAIQSSPSKRLTLSEIYQFLQSRFPFFRGSYQGWKNSVRHNLSLNECFIKLPKGLGRPGKGHYWTIDPASEFMFEEGSFRRRPRGFRRKCQALKPMYSMMNSLGFNHLSPESYGFQGSAGGLSCGPSSLALDGGLGMMNGHLPSNVDSMGLAGHSVPHLPANGGHSYMGSCTGSSGGDYPHHESSVPASPLLASGGVMEPHSVYSSSASPWAPSASAALNSGAPYIKQQSLSPCNPAANPLSSGLSTHSLDQSYLHQNSHNAAELQGIPRYHSQSPSMCDRKEFVFSFNAMASSSMHSAGSGSYYHQQVTYQDIKPCVM from the exons ATGACTGCAGAGGTGCCGCAGGCTCCTTCctctcagccccctcctcccGCGGCGCTCGGCGGCTGCAGCCTCATGTCCTCGGCGCTGGAGAAGCCGCAGCAGCAGCCGGGCTCGGCCATGGAGTCCGCCTCCTCCGCCGCCGGCAGCACCCCGGCGGGCGGCGGCAAAGCCAAGAAGAGCAACGCCGGGATCCGGCGGCCGGAGAAGCCCCCCTACTCCTACATCGCCCTGATCGTCATGGCCATCCAGAGCTCGCCGTCCAAGCGCCTGACGCTGAGCGAGATCTACCAGTTCCTGCAGAGCCGCTTCCCCTTCTTCCGCGGCTCCTACCAGGGCTGGAAGAACTCGGTGCGCCACAACCTCTCGCTCAACGAGTGCTTCATCAAGCTGCCCAAGGGGCTGGGCCGCCCGGGCAAGGGCCACTACTGGACCATCGACCCGGCCAGCGAGTTCATGTTCGAGGAAGGCTCCTTCCGCAGGAGACCCCGCGGCTTCAGGAGGAAATGCCAAGCCCTCAAGCCCATGTACAGCATGATGAACAGCCTGGGCTTCAACCACCTCTCCCCGGAGAGCTACGGCTTCCAGGGCTCGGCCGGGGGCCTCTCCTGCGGCCCCAGCAGCCTGGCCCTGGACGGGGGCCTGGGCATGATGAACGGGCACTTGCCCAGCAACGTGGACAGCATGGGCCTGGCGGGACACTCCGTGCCCCACCTGCCCGCCAACGGCGGGCACTCCTACATGGGCAGCTGCACCGGCTCCTCCGGGGGCGACTACCCGCATCACGAGAGCTCCGTGCCGGCCTCCCCGCTGCTGGCCAGCGGCGGGGTGATGGAGCCCCACTCGGTCTACTCCAGCTCGGCCTCGCCGTGGGCCCCTTCGGCCTCGGCCGCCCTCAACAGCGGGGCGCCCTACATCAAGCAGCAGTCCTTGTCCCCCTGCAACCCCGCGGCCAACCCGCTCTCCTCCGGCCTCTCCACGCACTCGCTGGACCAGTCCTACCTTCACCAGAACAGCCACAACGCCGCAGAGCTGCAAG GAATCCCGCGGTATCATTCCCAGTCTCCGAGCATGTGTGACAGGAAAGAATTCGTCTTCTCTTTCAACGCAATGGCCTCTTCCTCGATGCATTCAGCAGGGAGTGGATCTTACTATCATCAGCAAGTGACATACCAAGACATCAAGCCCTGTGTTATGTGA